One genomic region from Magallana gigas chromosome 3, xbMagGiga1.1, whole genome shotgun sequence encodes:
- the LOC105335124 gene encoding multidrug resistance-associated protein 1 isoform X1, with protein MKTNQINNVGVVITRWSGPRHLGPDRWRIMEEHLCENSTEFVNSPWPRVPPCFQTTVLTWIPCAWLWLTLPPYCYFLYHSDNRKRNIPANALSAIKSGISFMLGIMVLVGLIHDITKDVGGRLSNVPPAVLLSVFLRLATFVLAGILSQVERLCGIVSSGIQFLFWMMLLVFNIVPFYSKIIIKEYDKDLFKFIIFYLYFAAILCQFILHCVAEKSDDADPSTPEEKSKLSPLYCFKQTASPEKTSSVLNRLYFWWLNPLVISSVKTTLKLEDMWRLNEEDKNSTLTAKFEKHWRQQIINSKIKLQKIMASVRRKQNVYTKASETSEKTPLLGGKSGPVFKEGRVPDPPVPPSATPSLSTALVKTFGFMYLVSLAFKFISDVLQFASPLLLGILIDYADNRGEFSSWRGYMPAIALFLASCVQSVFYHQNYHVGMAVGMRIRSTLIAAIFRKALTLSPSSRKDSTLGEIVNLMSVDCQRIQDTFTYSWSLMTCPLQLALGIYLLWNVVGASCIAGLVVLILMVPLNSYVVVKQRKLNVKVLRLKGQRTKLMTDILNGIKVLKMYAWEPFFQEKVKNIRDQELKDLKKVAWLQGSTTFCWILAPYLVTLATFATYILVSPDNLLDAKKAFVALALFNILRLPINLMSQTISLLVQAVVSIRRIQDFLVLTDLDPTNVHHSTLSDYAIEVENGSFSWDVDAPTPILRDINLKIPEGMLIAVVGQVGSGKSSLVSALLGEMNKLEGTVNFRGSTAYVPQEAWIQNATLMNNILFGKPFIQKKYQKVIEACALVPDLDMLPGRDHTEIGEKGINISGGQKQRVSLARAVYSNSNVYLLDDPLSAVDSHVGKHIFDRVIGPKGLLKNKTRVLVTHGVHWLPMVDVVVVMVNGKITETGSYDQLITHDGPFAQFLRQYFINEPDTEIENEHPDVSKIKTQMLEKVESVTSDALTSDTDGRRLSLSVRRESKKLELGKSSYPKPLEQPVTNQHQKLTSEEVSQEGQVKWSVFTEYGKGVGVLTSVVVLVVFSLYHSTSVFSNYWLTFWTEDQLLLNRTERNTTQYYNRKMYYLTVYGVLGGIQGVLVFLYAIILSLGMVTAAGRLHHKMLRKILRAPMAFFDTTPVGRITNRFSADIDIMDNTLPLTFRITLNSLFLALSTLIVCTINTPYFAAVIVPMAILYYFIMKFYIPTASQLKRMESVTRSPVFNHFSETVTGASVIRAYKVQERFRDESANRVDRNMEPYYINFSSSRWLGVRLEFLGNCLVLGATLFSIFSDLNGAIVGLSITYALQATGILNLLVVNFSDLANNIVCVERIKEYYTDVSSEAEWTSPNPPPPDWPLSGQITFNNYKTRYRDGLDLVLKGVTLTINHGEKIGIVGRTGAGKSSMTLSLFRLIESAGGEITIDGVRISDLGIHELRSKITILPQDPVIFSGSLRLNLDPFNEYTDLQLWKALETAHLKSFVQSLTGQLQYDCGEGGMSLSVGQRQLLCLARTLLKKTKILILDEATAAVDFQTDELIQETIQKEFRDCTILSIAHRLNTIIDYDRVMVLDSGHVTEFDSPDNLLARKDSLFYSMAKNAGLVVDIRGGKPVSPLVTSEPPRDPTSRPGSASSQEGVPPPASPVGPRPISPIGPPLTPISRMDSQDTLPRSSSSEFETNDQSGSANGKKGESEV; from the exons AACAGCACGGAGTTTGTGAACAGTCCATGGCCCCGCGTGCCGCCGTGCTTCCAGACGACAGTGCTGACGTGGATCCCGTGCGCCTGGTTATGGCTGACTCTGCCTCCCTACTGCTACTTCCTGTACCACTCCGACAACAGGAAAAGGAACATCCCAGCAAACGCCCTCAGCGCCATCAAATCT GGAATCAGTTTCATGCTTGGGATCATGGTACTAGTGGGCTTGATCCATGACATCACAAAGGATGTGGGCGGACGGCTGTCCAATGTGCCCCCCGCCGTCCTACTGAGCGTCTTCCTACGACTGGCCACCTTT GTGTTAGCTGGAATTCTGAGTCAAGTGGAGCGGCTTTGTGGCATCGTTTCCTCTGGTATACAATTTCTGTTCTGGATGATGTTGCTCGTCTTCAATATTGTACCATTTTATTCGAAAATCATAATAAAG gaaTATGACAAAGAcctgtttaaatttattatattttacctgtatttCGCCGCCATATTGTGTCAGTTCATTCTCCATTGTGTGGCAGAGAAGTCGGACGATGCTGATCCATCGACTCCAGAGGAGAAG AGTAAACTGTCTCCCCTATATTGTTTCAAACAGACGGCGAGTCCTGAGAAAACCAGCTCTGTGTTAAACAGACTATACTTCTGGTGGCTCAATCC acTTGTTATATCGTCTGTGAAAACAACACTAAAACTGGAAGACATGTGGCGACTGAACGAAGAGGACAAAAACAGTACACTGACCGCCAAGTTTGAGAAACACTGGCGACAGCAAATAATCAACTCCAAAATCAAGTT ACAGAAAATAATGGCATCAGTCAGGAGAAAACAGAACGTCTACACAAAGGCGTCCGAAACTAGCGAGAAAACCCCCCTACTTGGCGGGAAATCTGGCCCGGTGTTCAAGGAGGGTCGTGTCCCTGACCCGCCCGTCCCCCCGTCCGCCACCCCCTCTCTCTCCACCGCACTAGTCAAAACCTTTGGGTTTATGTACCTGGTGTCTCTGGCATTCAAATTCATCTCGGATGTGTTGCAGTTTGCCAGTCCTTTGTTACTAGG AATCCTGATAGACTACGCTGACAACAGGGGAGAGTTTTCCTCGTGGAGGGGCTACATGCCCGCCATTGCGCTGTTCCTGGCCTCTTGTGTCCAGTCGGTCTTCTATCACCAGAACTACCATGTTGGTATGGCGGTAGGAATGAGGATCCGATCAACGCTTATCGCCGCCATATTTAGAAAG GCCCTGACGCTGAGTCCCTCGTCACGGAAGGACAGTACTCTGGGTGAGATCGTGAATCTGATGTCGGTGGACTGTCAGCGGATACAGGACACCTTCACTTACTCCTGGTCTCTAATGACCTGCCCCTTACAACTGGCTCTGGGAATCTACTTGCTCTGGAACGTGGTGGGCGCCTCCTGTATCGCCGGCCTGGTGGTGCTGATCCTGATGGTTCCACTCAACTCCTACGTGGTGGTCAAACAGCGCAAACTCAATGTCAAGGTGCTGCGCCTCAAGGGACAGAGGACCAAGCTGATGACGGACATTCTGAACGGAATAAAG GTCCTAAAGATGTATGCCTGGGAAccattttttcaagaaaaagtcAAGAATATCCGTGATCAAGAGCTAAAAGACCTGAAAAAGGTTGCGTGGCTGCAAGGAAGTACAACGTTTTGTTGGATTCTAGCCCCCTACCTG GTGACCCTGGCCACCTTTGCTACATACATCTTGGTGTCCCCTGACAATCTCCTAGATGCCAAGAAAGCCTTTGTTGCCCTGGCTCTGTTCAACATCCTGAGACTCCCCATCAACCTGATGTCACAGACAATTTCTCTGCTAGTGCAG GCGGTTGTATCAATAAGGAGAATCCAGGATTTCTTGGTCCTGACAGATTTGGATCCAACCAATGTACACCATTCTACTCTCTCGG ACTACGCCATTGAAGTAGAAAATGGATCTTTTTCTTGGGACGTCGATGCCCCAACGCCAATTTTGCGAGA CATAAACTTAAAGATTCCCGAGGGAATGTTGATAGCAGTAGTTGGCCAGGTCGGTAGTGGCAAGTCCTCCCTCGTCTCTGCTCTCCTGGGGGAGATGAATAAACTAGAGGGAACCGTCAATTTCCGG GGATCTACCGCGTACGTCCCGCAGGAGGCGTGGATACAGAACGCCACGCTGATGAACAACATTCTGTTTGGGAAACCCTTTATACAGAAGAAGTACCAGAAAGTGATTGAGGCGTGCGCCCTGGTGCCGGACCTCGACATGTTGCCGGGCAGAGACCACACGGAGATCGGCGAAAAG GGGATAAACATCAGCGGCGGACAGAAGCAGCGAGTGAGCCTTGCGCGCGCTGTGTACAGTAACTCCAACGTCTACCTGCTGGACGACCCCCTGTCAGCTGTGGACTCTCACGTCGGAAAGCACATCTTTGACCGCGTCATAGGGCCAAAGGGGCTCCTCAAAAACAAG ACAAGAGTTCTGGTGACCCACGGTGTTCATTGGCTCCCGATGGTTGACGTAGTGGTTGTCATGGTGAATGGTAAAATCACGGAGACCGGAAGCTATGACCAACTTATTACACATGACGGTCCGTTTGCACAGTTCCTGCGGCAGTACTTCATTAATGAACCGGATACGGAAATAGAGAATGAGCATCCGGATG TGTCCAAAATAAAGACGCAGATGTTAGAAAAGGTGGAGTCTGTGACGTCAGACGCCCTGACCTCTGACACCGACGGCCGGAGGCTCAGTCTCTCCGTCAG ACGAGAATCAAAAAAGCTAGAATTAGGAAAATCATCTTATCCAAAGCCTTTAGAACAACCAGTCACAAACCAGCACCAGAAATTGACGTCCGAGGAGGTATCGCAGGAAGGGCAG GTGAAGTGGTCTGTGTTCACGGAGTACGGtaagggggtgggggtgttgaCCTCTGTGGTGGTGCTGGTCGTATTCTCGCTCTACCACTCCACCAGTGTCTTCTCCAACTACTGGCTCACGTTTTGGACGGAGGACCAGCTCCTGTTAAATCGAACCGAAAGAAACACCACCCAGTATTACAACAGGAAGATGTACTACCTCACTGTGTACGGTGTGCTCGGCGGGATACAAG GAGTGCTGGTCTTCCTGTATGCCATCATCCTGTCTCTGGGAATGGTAACAGCGGCAGGAAGACTTCACCACAAAATGCTCAGGAAAATCCTCCGCGCACCAATGGCGTTCTTCGACACAACTCCAGTCGGGCGGATCACCAATCGTTTCTCCGCCGACATCGACATCATGGACAATACCCTGCCCCTGACATTCCGGATAACGTTAAATTCCCTGTTCCTTGCTCTGAGTACACTCATTGTGTGTACCATCAACACGCCCTACTTTGCAGCAGTCATTGTTCCTATGGCCATTCTCTATTATTTCATAATG AAATTCTACATTCCCACGGCGTCACAGCTGAAGCGCATGGAGTCGGTGACTCGGTCGCCGGTCTTTAACCACTTCAGTGAGACAGTGACAGGCGCCAGCGTCATCCGGGCCTACAAGGTCCAAGAGCGCTTCCGGGACGAGTCCGCCAACCGCGTGGACCGGAACATGGAGCCTTACTACATCAATTTCTCCTCATCAAG GTGGCTGGGGGTACGGCTGGAGTTTTTGGGGAACTGCCTCGTTCTTGGCGCAACCTTGTTTAGCATCTTCTCTGACCTCAACGGTGCCATTGTGGGATTGTCCATTACCTATGCATTACAG GCCACCGGGATTTTGAATTTGCTGGTGGTGAACTTCAGTGATCTGGCTAACAACATCGTGTGCGTAGAACGAATCAAAGAATACTACACTGATGTTTCAAGCGAG GCAGAGTGGACCAGCCCCAACCCTCCTCCCCCCGACTGGCCGCTGTCTGGACAGATCACGTTCAACAACTACAAAACCAGGTACCGCGATGGACTGGATTTGGTCCTGAAAGGTGTAACACTTACCATCAACCACGGAGAAAAG ATCGGGATCGTGGGTCGGACAGGGGCTGGCAAATCCTCAATGACGCTTTCTCTGTTCCGGTTAATAGAGAGCGCAGGCGGTGAGATCACAATTGACGGCGTAAGAATATCTGATCTGGGAATTCACGAACTGAGGTCAAAAATTACAATCTTACCGCAA GACCCTGTCATTTTCTCTGGAAGTCTGCGGTTGAACCTTGACCCGTTTAATGAGTACACGGACCTCCAGTTATGGAAGGCCCTAGAGACGGCCCATCTCAAGTCGTTCGTCCAGTCACTGACGGGACAGCTTCAGTACGACTGTGGGGAGGGCGGGATGAGCCTGAG CGTGGGACAGCGGCAGTTGCTGTGTCTGGCCCGAACTCTCCTCAAGAAGACAAAGATTCTGATCCTGGACGAGGCCACGGCCGCCGTTGACTTCCAGACGGACGAGCTGATCCAAGAGACCATACAGAAGGAGTTCCGGGACTGTACTATCCTGTCCATAGCCCACCGTCTCAACACTATCATAGATTACGACAG GGTCATGGTGCTTGACAGCGGACACGTGACGGAGTTTGACAGCCCGGATAACCTGCTGGCCCGTAAGGACAGCCTTTTCTACAGCATGGCAAAGAACGCGGGCCTGGTCGTTGACATTCGGGGCGGCAAACCAGTCTCCCCCTTGGTCACCTCAGAACCTCCACGGGACCCCACCAGTCGACCCGGGTCAGCATCTAGCCAGGAAGGGGTACCCCCACCCGCCTCCCCTGTGGGGCCCCGGCCCATCTCCCCCATAGGACCCCCGCTTACCCCTATCAGTAGAATGGACAGTCAGGATACACTGCCGCGCTCATCAAGCTCAGAATTTGAGACGAATGACCAATCGGGGTCAGCAAACGGAAAGAAAGGCGAATCCGAGGTCTGA
- the LOC105335124 gene encoding multidrug resistance-associated protein 1 isoform X4, which yields MLGIMVLVGLIHDITKDVGGRLSNVPPAVLLSVFLRLATFVLAGILSQVERLCGIVSSGIQFLFWMMLLVFNIVPFYSKIIIKEYDKDLFKFIIFYLYFAAILCQFILHCVAEKSDDADPSTPEEKSKLSPLYCFKQTASPEKTSSVLNRLYFWWLNPLVISSVKTTLKLEDMWRLNEEDKNSTLTAKFEKHWRQQIINSKIKLQKIMASVRRKQNVYTKASETSEKTPLLGGKSGPVFKEGRVPDPPVPPSATPSLSTALVKTFGFMYLVSLAFKFISDVLQFASPLLLGILIDYADNRGEFSSWRGYMPAIALFLASCVQSVFYHQNYHVGMAVGMRIRSTLIAAIFRKALTLSPSSRKDSTLGEIVNLMSVDCQRIQDTFTYSWSLMTCPLQLALGIYLLWNVVGASCIAGLVVLILMVPLNSYVVVKQRKLNVKVLRLKGQRTKLMTDILNGIKVLKMYAWEPFFQEKVKNIRDQELKDLKKVAWLQGSTTFCWILAPYLVTLATFATYILVSPDNLLDAKKAFVALALFNILRLPINLMSQTISLLVQAVVSIRRIQDFLVLTDLDPTNVHHSTLSDYAIEVENGSFSWDVDAPTPILRDINLKIPEGMLIAVVGQVGSGKSSLVSALLGEMNKLEGTVNFRGSTAYVPQEAWIQNATLMNNILFGKPFIQKKYQKVIEACALVPDLDMLPGRDHTEIGEKGINISGGQKQRVSLARAVYSNSNVYLLDDPLSAVDSHVGKHIFDRVIGPKGLLKNKTRVLVTHGVHWLPMVDVVVVMVNGKITETGSYDQLITHDGPFAQFLRQYFINEPDTEIENEHPDVSKIKTQMLEKVESVTSDALTSDTDGRRLSLSVRRESKKLELGKSSYPKPLEQPVTNQHQKLTSEEVSQEGQVKWSVFTEYGKGVGVLTSVVVLVVFSLYHSTSVFSNYWLTFWTEDQLLLNRTERNTTQYYNRKMYYLTVYGVLGGIQGVLVFLYAIILSLGMVTAAGRLHHKMLRKILRAPMAFFDTTPVGRITNRFSADIDIMDNTLPLTFRITLNSLFLALSTLIVCTINTPYFAAVIVPMAILYYFIMKFYIPTASQLKRMESVTRSPVFNHFSETVTGASVIRAYKVQERFRDESANRVDRNMEPYYINFSSSRWLGVRLEFLGNCLVLGATLFSIFSDLNGAIVGLSITYALQATGILNLLVVNFSDLANNIVCVERIKEYYTDVSSEAEWTSPNPPPPDWPLSGQITFNNYKTRYRDGLDLVLKGVTLTINHGEKIGIVGRTGAGKSSMTLSLFRLIESAGGEITIDGVRISDLGIHELRSKITILPQDPVIFSGSLRLNLDPFNEYTDLQLWKALETAHLKSFVQSLTGQLQYDCGEGGMSLSVGQRQLLCLARTLLKKTKILILDEATAAVDFQTDELIQETIQKEFRDCTILSIAHRLNTIIDYDRVMVLDSGHVTEFDSPDNLLARKDSLFYSMAKNAGLVVDIRGGKPVSPLVTSEPPRDPTSRPGSASSQEGVPPPASPVGPRPISPIGPPLTPISRMDSQDTLPRSSSSEFETNDQSGSANGKKGESEV from the exons ATGCTTGGGATCATGGTACTAGTGGGCTTGATCCATGACATCACAAAGGATGTGGGCGGACGGCTGTCCAATGTGCCCCCCGCCGTCCTACTGAGCGTCTTCCTACGACTGGCCACCTTT GTGTTAGCTGGAATTCTGAGTCAAGTGGAGCGGCTTTGTGGCATCGTTTCCTCTGGTATACAATTTCTGTTCTGGATGATGTTGCTCGTCTTCAATATTGTACCATTTTATTCGAAAATCATAATAAAG gaaTATGACAAAGAcctgtttaaatttattatattttacctgtatttCGCCGCCATATTGTGTCAGTTCATTCTCCATTGTGTGGCAGAGAAGTCGGACGATGCTGATCCATCGACTCCAGAGGAGAAG AGTAAACTGTCTCCCCTATATTGTTTCAAACAGACGGCGAGTCCTGAGAAAACCAGCTCTGTGTTAAACAGACTATACTTCTGGTGGCTCAATCC acTTGTTATATCGTCTGTGAAAACAACACTAAAACTGGAAGACATGTGGCGACTGAACGAAGAGGACAAAAACAGTACACTGACCGCCAAGTTTGAGAAACACTGGCGACAGCAAATAATCAACTCCAAAATCAAGTT ACAGAAAATAATGGCATCAGTCAGGAGAAAACAGAACGTCTACACAAAGGCGTCCGAAACTAGCGAGAAAACCCCCCTACTTGGCGGGAAATCTGGCCCGGTGTTCAAGGAGGGTCGTGTCCCTGACCCGCCCGTCCCCCCGTCCGCCACCCCCTCTCTCTCCACCGCACTAGTCAAAACCTTTGGGTTTATGTACCTGGTGTCTCTGGCATTCAAATTCATCTCGGATGTGTTGCAGTTTGCCAGTCCTTTGTTACTAGG AATCCTGATAGACTACGCTGACAACAGGGGAGAGTTTTCCTCGTGGAGGGGCTACATGCCCGCCATTGCGCTGTTCCTGGCCTCTTGTGTCCAGTCGGTCTTCTATCACCAGAACTACCATGTTGGTATGGCGGTAGGAATGAGGATCCGATCAACGCTTATCGCCGCCATATTTAGAAAG GCCCTGACGCTGAGTCCCTCGTCACGGAAGGACAGTACTCTGGGTGAGATCGTGAATCTGATGTCGGTGGACTGTCAGCGGATACAGGACACCTTCACTTACTCCTGGTCTCTAATGACCTGCCCCTTACAACTGGCTCTGGGAATCTACTTGCTCTGGAACGTGGTGGGCGCCTCCTGTATCGCCGGCCTGGTGGTGCTGATCCTGATGGTTCCACTCAACTCCTACGTGGTGGTCAAACAGCGCAAACTCAATGTCAAGGTGCTGCGCCTCAAGGGACAGAGGACCAAGCTGATGACGGACATTCTGAACGGAATAAAG GTCCTAAAGATGTATGCCTGGGAAccattttttcaagaaaaagtcAAGAATATCCGTGATCAAGAGCTAAAAGACCTGAAAAAGGTTGCGTGGCTGCAAGGAAGTACAACGTTTTGTTGGATTCTAGCCCCCTACCTG GTGACCCTGGCCACCTTTGCTACATACATCTTGGTGTCCCCTGACAATCTCCTAGATGCCAAGAAAGCCTTTGTTGCCCTGGCTCTGTTCAACATCCTGAGACTCCCCATCAACCTGATGTCACAGACAATTTCTCTGCTAGTGCAG GCGGTTGTATCAATAAGGAGAATCCAGGATTTCTTGGTCCTGACAGATTTGGATCCAACCAATGTACACCATTCTACTCTCTCGG ACTACGCCATTGAAGTAGAAAATGGATCTTTTTCTTGGGACGTCGATGCCCCAACGCCAATTTTGCGAGA CATAAACTTAAAGATTCCCGAGGGAATGTTGATAGCAGTAGTTGGCCAGGTCGGTAGTGGCAAGTCCTCCCTCGTCTCTGCTCTCCTGGGGGAGATGAATAAACTAGAGGGAACCGTCAATTTCCGG GGATCTACCGCGTACGTCCCGCAGGAGGCGTGGATACAGAACGCCACGCTGATGAACAACATTCTGTTTGGGAAACCCTTTATACAGAAGAAGTACCAGAAAGTGATTGAGGCGTGCGCCCTGGTGCCGGACCTCGACATGTTGCCGGGCAGAGACCACACGGAGATCGGCGAAAAG GGGATAAACATCAGCGGCGGACAGAAGCAGCGAGTGAGCCTTGCGCGCGCTGTGTACAGTAACTCCAACGTCTACCTGCTGGACGACCCCCTGTCAGCTGTGGACTCTCACGTCGGAAAGCACATCTTTGACCGCGTCATAGGGCCAAAGGGGCTCCTCAAAAACAAG ACAAGAGTTCTGGTGACCCACGGTGTTCATTGGCTCCCGATGGTTGACGTAGTGGTTGTCATGGTGAATGGTAAAATCACGGAGACCGGAAGCTATGACCAACTTATTACACATGACGGTCCGTTTGCACAGTTCCTGCGGCAGTACTTCATTAATGAACCGGATACGGAAATAGAGAATGAGCATCCGGATG TGTCCAAAATAAAGACGCAGATGTTAGAAAAGGTGGAGTCTGTGACGTCAGACGCCCTGACCTCTGACACCGACGGCCGGAGGCTCAGTCTCTCCGTCAG ACGAGAATCAAAAAAGCTAGAATTAGGAAAATCATCTTATCCAAAGCCTTTAGAACAACCAGTCACAAACCAGCACCAGAAATTGACGTCCGAGGAGGTATCGCAGGAAGGGCAG GTGAAGTGGTCTGTGTTCACGGAGTACGGtaagggggtgggggtgttgaCCTCTGTGGTGGTGCTGGTCGTATTCTCGCTCTACCACTCCACCAGTGTCTTCTCCAACTACTGGCTCACGTTTTGGACGGAGGACCAGCTCCTGTTAAATCGAACCGAAAGAAACACCACCCAGTATTACAACAGGAAGATGTACTACCTCACTGTGTACGGTGTGCTCGGCGGGATACAAG GAGTGCTGGTCTTCCTGTATGCCATCATCCTGTCTCTGGGAATGGTAACAGCGGCAGGAAGACTTCACCACAAAATGCTCAGGAAAATCCTCCGCGCACCAATGGCGTTCTTCGACACAACTCCAGTCGGGCGGATCACCAATCGTTTCTCCGCCGACATCGACATCATGGACAATACCCTGCCCCTGACATTCCGGATAACGTTAAATTCCCTGTTCCTTGCTCTGAGTACACTCATTGTGTGTACCATCAACACGCCCTACTTTGCAGCAGTCATTGTTCCTATGGCCATTCTCTATTATTTCATAATG AAATTCTACATTCCCACGGCGTCACAGCTGAAGCGCATGGAGTCGGTGACTCGGTCGCCGGTCTTTAACCACTTCAGTGAGACAGTGACAGGCGCCAGCGTCATCCGGGCCTACAAGGTCCAAGAGCGCTTCCGGGACGAGTCCGCCAACCGCGTGGACCGGAACATGGAGCCTTACTACATCAATTTCTCCTCATCAAG GTGGCTGGGGGTACGGCTGGAGTTTTTGGGGAACTGCCTCGTTCTTGGCGCAACCTTGTTTAGCATCTTCTCTGACCTCAACGGTGCCATTGTGGGATTGTCCATTACCTATGCATTACAG GCCACCGGGATTTTGAATTTGCTGGTGGTGAACTTCAGTGATCTGGCTAACAACATCGTGTGCGTAGAACGAATCAAAGAATACTACACTGATGTTTCAAGCGAG GCAGAGTGGACCAGCCCCAACCCTCCTCCCCCCGACTGGCCGCTGTCTGGACAGATCACGTTCAACAACTACAAAACCAGGTACCGCGATGGACTGGATTTGGTCCTGAAAGGTGTAACACTTACCATCAACCACGGAGAAAAG ATCGGGATCGTGGGTCGGACAGGGGCTGGCAAATCCTCAATGACGCTTTCTCTGTTCCGGTTAATAGAGAGCGCAGGCGGTGAGATCACAATTGACGGCGTAAGAATATCTGATCTGGGAATTCACGAACTGAGGTCAAAAATTACAATCTTACCGCAA GACCCTGTCATTTTCTCTGGAAGTCTGCGGTTGAACCTTGACCCGTTTAATGAGTACACGGACCTCCAGTTATGGAAGGCCCTAGAGACGGCCCATCTCAAGTCGTTCGTCCAGTCACTGACGGGACAGCTTCAGTACGACTGTGGGGAGGGCGGGATGAGCCTGAG CGTGGGACAGCGGCAGTTGCTGTGTCTGGCCCGAACTCTCCTCAAGAAGACAAAGATTCTGATCCTGGACGAGGCCACGGCCGCCGTTGACTTCCAGACGGACGAGCTGATCCAAGAGACCATACAGAAGGAGTTCCGGGACTGTACTATCCTGTCCATAGCCCACCGTCTCAACACTATCATAGATTACGACAG GGTCATGGTGCTTGACAGCGGACACGTGACGGAGTTTGACAGCCCGGATAACCTGCTGGCCCGTAAGGACAGCCTTTTCTACAGCATGGCAAAGAACGCGGGCCTGGTCGTTGACATTCGGGGCGGCAAACCAGTCTCCCCCTTGGTCACCTCAGAACCTCCACGGGACCCCACCAGTCGACCCGGGTCAGCATCTAGCCAGGAAGGGGTACCCCCACCCGCCTCCCCTGTGGGGCCCCGGCCCATCTCCCCCATAGGACCCCCGCTTACCCCTATCAGTAGAATGGACAGTCAGGATACACTGCCGCGCTCATCAAGCTCAGAATTTGAGACGAATGACCAATCGGGGTCAGCAAACGGAAAGAAAGGCGAATCCGAGGTCTGA